In one window of Temnothorax longispinosus isolate EJ_2023e chromosome 11, Tlon_JGU_v1, whole genome shotgun sequence DNA:
- the LOC139822247 gene encoding nucleolar pre-ribosomal-associated protein 1-like: MTSTLKKESKNMEKIKVLCEKLNSAVIRLKKTEDNFVFSSLSKSYSWPQFTRFSLKLGLKDAKDEETQSNVLKTLSNLCDIAYGDNADDEYMKTLFEMTTSHSEFVNIMLGSSVVKGDLVELLRILARKNHSVMTASHVPLYLATYNATLCHVDQRILQILPYYETHNVKLQQYWPYLWGSAAATPQIAKSVENRFCKILLQMLLTRTIQI; encoded by the exons ATGACTTCGACATTGAAAAAGGAGTCGAAGAACATGGAGAAAATCAAAGTTTTATGCGAGAAGTTGAACAGCGCGGTGATTCGTTTGAAAAAGACTGAAGATAATTTTGTCTTCAGTTCGCTGAGCAAGAGTTACTCGTGGCCGCAATTTACTAGGTTTTCCTTAAAATTAGGTCTGAAAGACGCTAAGGACGAGGAGACTCAATCGAACGTGTTGAAAACCCTAAGCAATTTATGTGATATCGCTTATGGAGATAATGCTGACGATGAATATATGAAGACGCTATTTGAAATGACGACGTCCCATTCGGagtttgttaatattatgCTTGGGTCATCCGTTGTTAAAG GCGACCTGGTCGAATTACTGAGAATACTCGCTCGAAAGAATCACTCTGTAATGACTGCCTCGCACGTGCCTCTTTATCTTGCGACTTACAATGCCACCCTTTGTCACGTTGATCAGCGTATTTTGCAG ATTCTTCCGTATTATGAAACTCATAATGTTAAGCTCCAACAGTACTGGCCGTACTTATGGGGAAGCGCCGCAGCAACACCCCAGATAGCCAAGTCTGTCGAAAAcagattttgtaaaatcttGCTACAAATGTTGTTGACAAGAacgatacaaatttaa